The window catagctcaccattactgtgacttaaacttgcaaccctgtTGATATAATTAATCATTATGATTAGATATGTTGATATAATTAACATTATGATTAAAAAGGGTTGCTGAAATTGTATAGGTTGGACCATGTAACTTATTATCATATGTCACGTGGGTTTTGCCAGTCCTGATTGATCGATACAGCGGCTACAAATCTTTTGTATGCTGATACCCTACCGCTGTCAAGGGAAACACGTATGCCCTACCGTTGCTATGATCAgcagcacaacacagctggtttcaagtagatgatttgatatgcctTTAATGAGCTACTTTTAGCTGCCACTCACAACGAGGTAATAACAACGATATCCTCGACATGCCCATATCATATGATAACTAGCAAAAATAATATTCTATATTGATTGTGATCTACCAAGTCAGCCAGTGGCTATTACAGGGCAAAAGACATAATGTAAACAACTACAATGCTAACCAATATACTGCAAGCAACATGCACAGCTATTGGGTAAAACAAAGTTTGTATATATTACTCATGTTAGACGTCAGGTTTACTTAATGTCCAAACACTTCAACCTCTTGTGTCTGAAAGTTATGTTGTCCAACAAGCCAATAGTTGTTAGAAGTGACACCTGGTGGGTAACTGTAAAACTGACCATCGTTCCATTTACTGTAGCTTTTGAAGTTGGTATTACTAGAACCAGTAATGTAAATATTGTGACCTCCTCCAAATGTACAACAGTAGCTAGAACTATGATAAACTGCATAGCCACTGTCGACTATTGCAGTCTTTACTGGAGTGTTTCCCAAAGCTGAAGATctgaaagcaaacagaaaagacTGTGAGCTCTGCTTATATCCACCTCCTATACTCCATGGCACATCAGTATATCCTCCAAACAAATATCCTCCAGTAGTGTGTATCACACTAATCGTCTCTCCTTTGTTGTCACAGCAACGATGAAAATCAGCAGTTCCAAACCCATCCCTGCTTGCCTTGTAGATGAGACGCCAATTCGTTTTCCCACTCAACCAAGACAGAAGGACACGTTTATCTTCTGTGTTCATCAGAGTGCTGTTAGTAAACTCACTTGCCACTGGCTGTACTGCTGACTGTGAATCTATTGGATCACTGAGTTTGCCTATAATTGGTTTGATGTTATAAAACTCCGCCTCCAACAGCAGCTCTTCTCTAGCGATTGTATGACGAGGACGATAACCTTTCCTGTTCTGAGAAAGTTGAGAATAAAGCGAAAATGAGTTGGATCTCGATCTATGAAGTAAGACCCGTCCTCTTGTTCTTTCATATCAAACCTTCCACTGAACATGCTGGCTAGCATGGAATCCGTATCTTTTCTCAATGTCCCCAGTGATGTTTTGAATATGAAACCTCCGATATCCAGTTTGATTGGTTTTTCTTGAAATTTCTGCAATTTGGGGAAATCTCGCTCCAACTGATCTCTTTCTGCTTTCATTTGCTCATGTTTAGATGTCAGCAAATCTTGCGCTTTTCTAATGCATTCGTCAAATTCTTCAAACTCAGAATCATGATCCACTTTAGTACTCGCCATTTTTACTAAATAGCACGCCCTGTCTGACCTCCGGACTGCGAGGGAGGCGCATCACTTTGACGAAACAGTTGCCAGCTTCGTCAAAGGCAACGCTCTTACGCAAAAGTGAACCGAAAACAAGACATGACGAGTTCTGGAAGCCACAACCTTCCCATCAGCATCAATCTAGTTAGCCAAGGTCACCTGACTACTGTACCACCGCTTGCTTTCAGCACTTGGTTATATACTTCGTCGTTTATCGGTGAAGCAGCAACACGACAACGTTAGAATTAGAGGAACTACAGTGTATGCAGCTGTACAGTACCAGGccctagtctcgcgtggccagaccttcgGTGTACGCGGGGCGGATATGGCCAAAAGgtggaggggctggctgcgcgagtcTAATGATTCAACGATgtagaaacaaacaattaacttAAGTAGCAAGAGACTGTGTTCTTTTAGTATAATTTATAGTCAAACAACTAAAACTCAACCTTTCAAgtttgtacacgtgtacatgcaAAAATTGCTGTGGGACTAATTGATCAGATCTGTTGATATAAttgacattaatatcaaaggGTTTGCTAAAATTGAATATGTAGGATCATGTATATATGCTATACTATACTAACTGAGATGCACGGAAAATTCTAGGGTTGCTATGCATATTATACAACTGTATCTATAGTGTTGACAGCATGGTCATGTTAGTGCATTATTATATAGACTGATTGATCAATGATAACAGATTGATTGATCTACCAAGTCAGCCAGTAGCTATACACTATAGCTCCAAAAGAAATGTAAACAGCAAATATAccacaagcaacaacaatacaCGTGCAGCTGTTGGGTAACAACAAAGTTGTATATAGTACTACTCATGCCAGATGTCAGGTATAATGTCCAAACACTTCAATATCTTGTGTCTGAAAGGTTTGTAGTCCTTGTACATAGTGTACAAGTCTATACGTAATGTACACTAAAGTGtacctgtctgtttttcaTGCTTGACTGCTCGGTTCCAGTCGCTTTCCCGTATGTTCTGGTAAGTTTATACGGGGTAATTCCAATCACGGCGTATCTCCGATCACGTGATACAAAACCTAGCACGAAGTACTACTAGTTGTTGTGTCGTTACCGACTATCTATtggttctattgcagctcgcttacagtgtcTAGTAGATATACCTGTCATAGTACGTCATTATCTGCCACTCTAGACTGATTAGTGCTGTGACAGTTCTTTTCCTGATACGGTATGAAGACATCGTAGTGCAGAAAGTTCGTGCTACAAAGCTGACACCCGAAGGAGACTTCGATGAAACGGTTCTTCctgcaggggcgtagcgtccagtccgaccggtccggccatggccggaccggttttggaaatatgcactttcgccagacgctcaatggcatcaacttccgttttaaggatatagccgattaaataagtaatatatttctgctcATGCAGTACTTTGTGCGTCGGCCTTGCGTTCTCCAGACGTCAGttgaaggtactgtacaggcTCGGAGACCCAGCCGATGCGAGGCTAAGATGTGTGCAAGTTGTCCCGCCCAtctactagcgtgcgctacattgtccagcccactagcgcgcgctaggccggaccggttttcatttacttcctacgcccctgtCCTGGCAGCGACATAATCGCCAAGTGCGACATGAATGGTGCCCATGGGCCAATACCGAGCTGTTGTTGAAGAGATGGTAGCAATCGAGtccagacctgccaacctagcagtgtcaaaatgcgtgagtttgcaggaaaaaatgcgggaAAATGCGGAAGTTTAATTtttagcattaatatcaatagcattaatatcaataaatttatatcatAATGTGTTAAATGATATGCtatctaatcatcaaaatttaagtatttgcaagcccggttggagtagaagccattaactaatttaattagtataACCGATTGATCaatgtgcctaattagcgacacacagtatcaacaccaattactaaacataatagttaattagttaaacacagaagttgtactgtacgtactactgcctgttataaaaatctaagaacaaagtacatacacattctcgtggctagttgggaAGTTCTgcattctattttcttgtggccttctttGATCGCgtttccagcaatacatatCTGGTAgtcagcccctcccccttttcgACTTCTGAGCGACTGCTCCTTCTATGTCGGTATttttgaccaagtatgttaCGAAAGAGCCGGATGATGAGAGGGGTtggcacatagaaattgatattgtgATATCAACTgaacatatgtacatacacatgcatgtgtactaaaactgtagggtacagttacacagaacaggcacgcccattattttggtcacacccaccaacagtcagaatgcgggagatttgatgccaaatgcaggTAGGCGGGAGAGGGGTCTCAAATGCAGGAGAGGTGGCAGCTCTGCGAGTCTGCACAGAAACGTCAGGTATGTATTCAAACTTTCCGATAACTATTCTTCCTGGCAACTTCCGATATATCTTTCGTGATGAAATTTCGCTCGATTGGTATTAGGTGTGGTCATTGCACGCTAGGGTCGTGTTTGGCTATTGAACAGCCTCTTTGACACTTCGTCGACTGCATGTAATCTGCATGCATGACCTCTGTCAAGTTATTGGTGATTGAAGATACGTATATATACATGACGTGACGTGCGCGCTACGCATGCTGATGCTACCAAAACATTGTACAGTAATTACAAATGTGTATTCTAATATTGTTCTCAATgcccaacagacagacaaaactcCAAAACCATCTGAATGTCAACccaaaaagaaaaagattgaCAATGtgcgttaattaatgtactgtATTGCATTACTAATGGAAATGTTGTTTAATTATATCCACCTTCAGGTAATTGCATGATGGTAAAAGCAAGTCTGAATCTACCAAAGCAACAGCACTCAAAGACTTGCAAAGACATATGAGTAAAGCCTTTTTGTCAGGTTGtgaaggttaattaattgctgttGTCAATTCTAGTTACAGCTGCACGGCCACCTGAGTGCCAAGAGATCTTGAGGGCAGTTGATATTTCTCTTTCTGGATCGTCTGTAAGATGAAAAACTATGTTGGAATTGTTTCTGTGTATGGTATTGTACACTGCATGGTTATTTCAAGACTCTGGATCTTGCTCTAGACAGCAAACCACTATTGCTCGTTTCTCCTCTCTGCCAGCCTCACTGAAACCTCCACAGTATTAGTCTCTGCAGCCATCATCTCACTGCTCATCTGCACCCAAATGTCATCTTCCTATTCGTTCAAGGTCTCCAACTCCATTGCACTCCAGGTCTCTGTCTCCGTCTCTGTCTCCTCCTTCTGAATGCCCATCACCACTTCCTTCATCAGCTAGTCTACATACTGCTTTGTATCCTTCACCTCCCGAGGTGTTGTCTGGAACAACTGAGTCAGCTGACACTCCCATTAGCAAGCTGCTATGTGCATGAATCAAAGCTCATTGGTTcctcaacacaacaaagtGTGAGTGTCTTGATTTGCTAAAGCCTAGTAGAATAATGCAGCAATGACAAACtcatccatgcatgcacacaaacaggacagacaagacaaacattgCAACATGCAGGCATGTGAAATAGTGATGTACAGAAAAAATTCtctctgacacacacacacacacaccacacacatacacacacacacacacacacacacacacacacacacacacacacacacacacacacacacacacacattacgcATATCAAGATGTTTCCAGAGGGTATGGAAACGTCTCTGAAGCAGTCAAGAGTCATTTATGAGAGTATTCTAGCAAATACGAATTATGAACTATTGCAACGTTCCATGCCAACTATTACAAAGTTTGACTGATTGGAAACCCTATGAGAAGCCTTTGAGATATGCAGCTGCAGAGACCCTGGGTACACCAGAGATCGTAGAACAAGTACTAAGAATGACAGGGTAACTGTAGGCGTAAACAGATGTATTAATTAGCTTATGGCCCAACATCAACTGTATATGCAGGAAGGTGGGTGTGCAGAATGTACAGAGTGCTgttatacacatgcatgcacacatttcAATACAGGCAGATCTTACGACTGACCAATGGATGATGTTCATGCACAACAAATTGATATACTTTTTGACTGATTTTAGGCTTGCACTCAAGAACTTCTGTTCACCATTGTTGAACAGAACAAAGCTATTTTGAAGAGTTTGGACTCACTGTCAGCAACCCTGTCAAGACAAAATATTGTAAGTTTTTATTGTAGCTAGGTGTAGTTGTATCATGACCTACTGTCCAcaaaatttcttaattaaagtcTGTTAGAAATAGGGAGACCTTAAAATAGTGCTTATGAAATAAGGAATTTTTCGTTAATTAAGAAGGCAGAGAGGAGGAGCTGATAATTACATAATGGATAAACGGTTCTAGTACACGCGTTTAGCTCAAACTTTCTGTCTGATGCATGCAAACATGTAGGTAGCTACGCAACTTCTAAAAGAACAAGCTTTATCTTATTCAATACAGGAATGGCTTATCCCATTTGGAACAGACATTGGTGTTTGGTATACTAAACGTAACAAGTATCTAATAGAAATTGCTCAACATCTTGTCACTGTATGAAGATAAAGACTCACTGTAAGCCTGTTGCTGCATGACAAATAGAGTCTATCCGTGAAAGTATTCGGAAACTGTCAGAATTGACTGATTTATCATTATATGATCATGACAAAGATGAAGCCATGCAAATGTCCTAGGTGGTCATAGGGAAGGTGTGACTAACCATTTATCAACTACTAGCCATTTATCAACTACTAGCCACTCATATGTGACAATGTCACGTTCTGGTATAGTGCTGCAGTTACTGATATGTAACAAGGGTTCCTATTCCGCAGCAAAAGTTGTAGCTGAGTCAGTCCTTAAATAACACAGACCATCACACTGTTTGATGCCTTATACGGTACTAGAGGCATCAATCAGGTCATCCGCTACCAACATGGAACAATTTATGAGCCCTCAGCTAGGGTGGCTGCTATACCAACAGCACATAGGGGACTAATTTAAAAATCTCTTTACTTTGGCCTAACCATCACAAAACGGTTTCATCATTGCAAGGCAGATGTAATCTCTTGTTCACAGCCAAGAGAAGACCAAAGAGTACTCTAAACCCAAGATCAGTTATCAGTTAGAACttaatacaaataattaatGACATTGATTCCACTGTAGTACA of the Corticium candelabrum chromosome 7, ooCorCand1.1, whole genome shotgun sequence genome contains:
- the LOC134181711 gene encoding uncharacterized protein LOC134181711, encoding MASTKVDHDSEFEEFDECIRKAQDLLTSKHEQMKAERDQLERDFPKLQKFQEKPIKLDIGGFIFKTSLGTLRKDTDSMLASMFSGRSRSNSFSLYSQLSQNRKGYRPRHTIAREELLLEAEFYNIKPIIGKLSDPIDSQSAVQPVASEFTNSTLMNTEDKRVLLSWLSGKTNWRLIYKASRDGFGTADFHRCCDNKGETISVIHTTGGYLFGGYTDVPWSIGGGYKQSSQSFLFAFRSSALGNTPVKTAIVDSGYAVYHSSSYCCTFGGGHNIYITGSSNTNFKSYSKWNDGQFYSYPPGVTSNNYWLVGQHNFQTQEVEVFGH